In Oenanthe melanoleuca isolate GR-GAL-2019-014 chromosome 19, OMel1.0, whole genome shotgun sequence, a genomic segment contains:
- the TMEM132E gene encoding transmembrane protein 132E codes for MASLEKMLPGPAALLCCLCSLLLPAQAKGPAPSPEPAEPPGAIQLPVSYRLSNTRLAFFLKELRSSPAANGSAALQRSEPFVVFQTKELPVLNVSLGPFSTGLVLPREHLQPSSTLEVPDRLTVNWKVRAFIVQPRLLASQPVVQVLFYVAGRDWDDFEVGERLPCVRLHAFRDARELRSSCRLRGSLAMCLVQAELPHAWFGPSAVPLGRRKSPESLEVGESQQAELYYTLHAPDGAGQCPGDARRGAGGARTEGPTQHPLLRIGSVSLLQPPPGPALQEHPLDGNVFIRLPDKPLKPGEVLSILLYLMSNSTVEHFTLRVKAKKGVNLLSTKSRSGQWLVSSELLTGGKHSTATVDVSRVDGAGPRDGDSSSEIMQLDFEMENFTSQSVTRRIMWHIDYRGRNPPPDLEKVVTELTVIQRDIRAIVPLAMDTEIINTAILTGRTVAIPVKVIAIELSGAIVDVSAMVECKSNNEDIIKVSSSCDYVFVSGKESRGSMSARVTFTYEHLSAPLEMTVWVPKLPLHIELSDARLSQVKGWRVPILPDRRSVRDSEHEEDEDERRQSRGCALQYQHSTLQVFTQFHTTAAEGTGQVVTMLGPDWLVEVTDLVSDSMRVDDPRVAHLVDSSTLAGREPGTTLFKVVSPLVEAVLGETLVTVAEEKVSITELRAQVVSSLSLSLHPSPGNSHTIIARTSVQQTLSFFKQEALLSLWISYSDGTTAPLSLYDPKDYNLAVSSLDEKVVTVSQDRAFPLVVAESEGAGELLRAELVICESCQKTKRKSVLATALATVRVHFGSEEDPTYDYEHASSRPGPGEPGASTTLRAEVDRRAEPSEDGRASGASHPTQDFPTIPTGFVQVTRGLTDLEIGMYALLGVFCLAILVFLINCIVFVLKYRHKRIPPEGQTNTDHSHHWVFLGNGQPLRAHSDLSPQPESPGNPLENVQSCCHGDHHSSGSSQTSVQSQVHGRGDGSSGGSTRDQSEDPLNSPTSKRKRVKFTTFATMPSDELAYNSIPIADEEDLEWVCQDMGLQDPEELHSYIRRIKEMA; via the exons ATGGCCTCTCTGGAGAAGATGCTGCCCGGACCGGCCGcgctgctctgctgcctctgctccctgctgctccccg CCCAGGCCAAGggcccagcccccagccccgagCCCGCCGAGCCCCCCGGTGCCATCCAGCTGCCCGTGAGCTACCGCCTGTCCAACACCCGCCTGGCCTTCTTCCTCAAGGAGCTGCGCTCCAGCCCTGCGGCCAACGGCAGCGCCGCTCTGCAGCGCTCCGAGCCCTTCGTCGTCTTCCAGACCAAGGAGCTGCCCGTGCTCAACGTCTCCCTGGGGCCCTTCAGCAcggggctggtgctgcccagggagcaccTGCAGCCCTCCAGCACGCTGGAGGTGCCCGACCGCCTCACCGTCAACTGGAAGGTGCGCGCCTTCATCGTGCAGCCGCGGCTGCTGGCCAGCCAGCCCGTGGTGCAGGTGCTGTTCTACGTGGCCGGCCGGGACTGGGACGATTTCGAGGTGGGCGAGCGGCTGCCCTGCGTGCGGCTGCACGCCTTCCGCGACGCCCGGGAGCTGCGCAGCTCCTGCCGCCTGCGGGGCAGCCTGGCCATGTGCctggtgcaggcagagctgccccacgCCTGGTTCGGCCCCTCGGCGGTGCCgctgggcaggaggaagagccCCGAGAGCCTGGAGGTTGGGGAGAGCCAGCAGGCCGAGCTGTATTACACCCTGCACGCCCCCGACGGCGCCGGGCAGTGCCCGGGGGACGCTcgccgcggggccggcggcgctCGCACCGAGGGTCCCACGCAGCACCCGCTGCTGCGCATCGGCAGCGtcagcctgctgcagcccccGCCCGGGCCCGCCCTGCAGGAGCACCCCCTGGACGGGAACGTCTTCATCCGCCTGCCCGACAAGCCCCTGAAACCCGGGGAGGTGCTGAGCATCCTCCTCTACCTGATGTCCAACTCCACGGTGGAGCATTTCACCCTCAG GGTGAAGGCCAAGAAAGGAGTGAACCTGCTCAGCACCAAGTCCAGGAGCGGGCAGTGGCTGGTGAGCTCGGAGCTGCTGACGGGTGGCAAACACTCCACTGCCACTGTTGATGTGTCCAGGGTGGATGGGGCTGGACCCAG ggatggggactcctCGTCTGAGATCATGCAGCTGGATTTTGAGATGGAGAACTTCACGAGCCAGTCGGTGACGCGCCGCATCATGTGGCACATCGACTACCGGGGCCGCAACCCCCCGCCCGACCTGGAGAAGGTGGTCACGGAGCTGACGGTCATCCAGAGGGACATCAGGGCCATCGTGCCCCTGGCCATG GACACGGAGATCATCAACACAGCCATCCTGACGGGGCGCACCGTGGCCATTCCCGTCAAGGTCATTGCCATCGAGCTGAGCGGCGCCATCGTGGATGTGTCAGCCATGGTGGAGTGCAAGTCCAACAACGAGGACATCATCAAG GTTTCCAGCAGCTGTGACTACGTCTTTGTGAGCGGGAAGGAGTCGCGGGGCTCCATGAGCGCCCGGGTCACCTTCACCTACGAGCACCTGTCGGCCCCGCTGGAGATGACGGTGTGGGTGCCCAAACTGCCCCTGCACATCGAGCTCTCGGATGCCCGCCTGAGCCAAGTCAAGGGCTGGAGGGTGCCCATCCTGCCGGACAGGAG GTCGGTGCGGGACAGCGAGCACGAGGAGGACGAGGACGAGCGGAGGcagagccggggctgtgccctgcagtaCCAGCACTCCACGCTGCAGGTCTTCACCCAGTTCcacaccacagcagctgagggcacGGGCCAGGTGGTCACCATGCTGGGGCCAGACTGGCTGGTGGAGGTCACCGACCTGGTCAGCGACTCCATGCGCGTGGACGACCCGCGGGTGGCTCACCTGGTGGACAGCTCCACGCTGGCCGGGCGGGAGCCGGGCACCACGCTCTTCAAG GTGGTGTCCCCGCTGGTGGAGGCGGTGCTGGGCGAGACGCTGGTGACGGTGGCGGAGGAGAAGGTCAGCATCACGGAGCTGAGGGCCCAGGTGGTCTCCAGCCTCTCGCTGTCCctccaccccagccctggcaacAGCCACACCATCATCGCCCGCACGTCCGTGCAGCAAACCCTCAGCTTCTTCAAGCAG GAAGCGCTGCTGAGCCTGTGGATTTCCTACAGCGACGGCACCACGGCCCCCCTGTCCCTGTACGACCCCAAGGACTACAACCTGGCGGTGAGCAGCCTGGACGAGAAGGTGGTGACGGTGAGCCAGGACCGGGCGTTCCCCTTGGTGGTGGCGGAGAGCGAGGGCGCGGGGGAGCTGCTGCGGGCCGAGCTGGTCATCTGCGAGAGCTGCCAGAAGACCAAGCGCAAGAGCGTGCTCGCCACGGCCCTGGCCACCGTGCGCGTCCACTTCGGCTCCGAGGAGGACCCCACCTACGACTACGAGCACGCGTCCAgccggccggggccgggggagccCGGGGCCAGCACCACCCTGCGGGCAGAGGTGGACAGGAGAGCGGAGCCCAGCGAGGACGGCCGCGCGTCCGGCGCGTCCCACCCCACCCAGGACttccccaccatccccaccgGCTTCGTGCAGGTGACGCGGGGGCTGACGGACCTGGAGATCGGGATGTACGCCCTGCTGGGCGTTTTCTGCCTGGCCATCTTGGTCTTCCTCATCAACTGCATCGTCTTTGTGCTGAAGTACCGGCACAAGCGCATCCCGCCCGAAGGCCAGACCAACACGGACCATTCGCACCACTGGGTGTTCCTGGGCAACGGGCAGCCCTTGAGGGCTCACAGTGACCTCTCCCCGCAGCCCGAGAGCCCGGGGAACCCGCTGGAGAAcgtgcagagctgctgccacgGGGACCACCACAGCAGCGGGAGCTCGCAGACCAGCGTGCAGAGCCAGGTGCACGGGCGCGGGGACGGCTCCTCGGGCGGCTCCACGCGCGACCAGAGCGAGGACCCGCTCAACTCGCCCACCTCCAAGAGGAAGCGGGTCAAGTTCACCACCTTCGCCACCATGCCCTCGGACGAGCTGGCCTACAACTCCATCCCCATCGCCGACGAGGAGGACTTGGAGTGGGTGTGCCAGGACATGGGGCTGCAGGACCCCGAGGAGCTGCACAGCTACATCCGCAGGATCAAGGAGATGGCTTAA